Below is a genomic region from Candidatus Babeliales bacterium.
CTAATCGAACTATTCTCTTTGTGTGATAGCTCTACTTTTTGTAATAATTCTAGAGCCTTCTTTATACAATTATCTTTTGTACGGCCATTAATAAGACCAGGAAGCATAATGTTTTCTATTATAGATAATTCATATAGCAAGTAAGGTGATTGAAATACCAGACCAATCGATTTATTTAAGAAGCGTTCACGTTTGGTAGCAGATAATTTTTGTAATGAAATATTATTGAATAATATTGTGCCACTTGTAGGAATATCAAGGCCCGCAAGTAAATGTATAAACGTTGATTTTCCTGATCCTGATATTCCGGTAATTGCATACGTTTCTTCTTGCCTAAAAATACTTGTTATGTTATTAAGAACAATAATGTCCTCAATGCCTTGCTTAAATTTTTTACAAATATTGTGCGCACTAAGTATTGCCTGCTCCATAGCGATGCCCTGATCATTAAAATTAATTATTTTTCTTTTAGTATAAGTTATAAATAGGCTTTTCATAGCAAAAAACTTTATATG
It encodes:
- a CDS encoding ABC transporter ATP-binding protein → MKSLFITYTKRKIINFNDQGIAMEQAILSAHNICKKFKQGIEDIIVLNNITSIFRQEETYAITGISGSGKSTFIHLLAGLDIPTSGTILFNNISLQKLSATKRERFLNKSIGLVFQSPYLLYELSIIENIMLPGLINGRTKDNCIKKALELLQKVELSHKENSSIRELSGGQQQRVAIARALFNEPSFLIADEPTGNLDVTTGKKIVDLLLECRQEWGMGIIISSHDDYVTKKMHEVYQLSKGSLTKM